attgtggaggccaggtcatctgatgcagcactccataactctccttctgGGTCAAATATCCctgacacagcctggtggtgtgttgggtaattgtcctgttgaaaaacaaatgatagtcccactaagagcaaacataatgggatggcgtaccgctgcagaatgctgtgatagccatgctggttaagtgtgccttgaatctaaataaatcactgacgtgtcaccagcaaagcaccccaaaccatcaccctcctcctctatgcttcatggtgggaaccacacatgcagagatcatccgttcacctactctacgtctcacaaagacgtggcggctggaaccaaaaatctcaaatttgaactcatcagaccaaaggacagatttccaccggtctgatgtccattgcttgttttcttggcccaagcaagtctcttcttattattggtttcctttagtagtggttcctatgcagcaaatcgaccatgaaggcctgattcacacagtctcctctgaacagttgatgtgtctgttccttgaactctgaagcatttaaatgggctgcaatttctgaggctgttaataactctaatgaatttatcatctgcagcagaggtaactctgggtcttcctttggaGCCAGTTTCATGAGAgccgtttgatggtttttgcgactgcactttaagaaactttcaaagttcttgaaattttccagattgactgacctttgactagctcatgaagctggttaagggaaagccaagagtgtgcaaagctgtcatcaaggcaaagggtggctactttgaagaatctcaaatacaaaatatattttgatttgtttattaatctaggcaagtcagttaaaaacaaattattttaataaaaaataccctaccccggccaaacctggacgacgctgggccaattgtgctccgccctatggtacgcccaatcacggccagatgtgattcagcctggattcgaaccagggagtgtagtgacgcctcttgcactgagatgcagtgccttagaccgctgcgccactcgggagcccctcagtttaacactttttttgggttactacatgattccatgtgttatttcatagtttgtctttgctattattctgcaatgtagaaaatattttaaaaaataaagaaaaacccaggaatgagtaggtgttctaaaacttttgactgagaTAGATAAAAACCTCCGGAGAGGCGCCAGGGTATGAGTTGCCGATCGCCATATGCAGCGGCTACATTCccattcattgaaatgcattcaaattgcatgCACGTGCACACGTCCCTGACTCACTGGGCAAGATCAAGCGGATCACTTTTGTAAAGTCATRCTTGGTCAccacctttcaaagtgtgttgcattataaAATCTTGAAAAATGTTGCCCGAATACCACCGTACtgggcattcagaaagtattcagatcccttYACTTTTTCCKKattttgttacagccttattctaaaatgaattaaactaTTTATTTRcctcatcaatctacacacaataccccataatgtcaacatGACTCACGAGCATTATTTCAATATACAATACTCAAACTCCAACACATGACTTTGAATCCTCTACTTTCYCCactaacatttttatttcataatatagcTACAGTGTTTATAACATGACACCCAAGTTAAAAGGTTGTCACCCATTCTTCCTTCACCTCCACAAATATCTACCTATTATACCCATGATTATCATAATAATTTATTAACAGACATCCAGTGTTTATTACATGATACTCAAGGTTTATAAGATGTTACCAGGGTTACCCAGGGTTGAAGTGGTAAATCAACAGGTTAGGTAAACGCTGAGCKGTGATCCAGATGACCAGAGACAAGTTGTGTGGACGTTAATGCCAGAACCCCTGTCCTATTTGGGGGGGGCGGGTCCTATTCCCATAATAAAAAGCAGCAGAACTCACTTTAACAGGTATGTCGTCAGATTTGATGAGTGACCGAAACCTTTCCCATACTCAGAGCAGTGATTAGGCTTCTCTCTTGTGTGCGTAAGCTGGTGTCTATTTAGGGTTTGTAAAAGGGAAAAACTCATCCCACAAACAGTGCAGTGGTAAGGCTTATCTCCGGTGTGAGTTTGCTGGTGTACCTTCAGGGCTGCTACTCGACTGAAACCAttcccacactgagagcagtggaAAAGCTTATTTCCTGTGTGAGTGAACTGGTGTCTCGTTAGGTCTCCTGCCCGACTGAAACcctttccacactgagagcagtggtgatgcttctctcctgtgtgaattagCTGGTGTGTCTTRAGAGTTGATGAATgactgaaactcttcccacactgagagcAGAGGAAAGGCTTCTTTCCTGTGTGAGTTATTTGGTGTCTATTTAAGTTCTGTGAAAgagaaaaactcttcccacaaacAGAGCAATGGAAAGGTTTCTCCCCCGTGTGAGTTCGCTGGTGTATTTTTAGTTTGCTTGGGGCGTCtgaaaactctttccacattgaCCACATGGggtgttctttctttttttttgtcggTTTCGATTTGAGGTGAGTTGGACAAATAAAACTGCCTTTGCAATCTGAACAGGGGTGGGGCCTACAAGTGTGCCTTCTCAACTCCTCTGGATCATAGAGCTAGTGAAGCAGTCCATGCAGTGATGATGTTTCTGTCTTGAGTTTCTCCGTCTGTGTTGTTTATGGTTTCCTGATGCTGTGGAACTGGCTCCTGTCTGAACCTGGGTTGGAGCTCTCTCCTGTGGGAATATGAACAGATATGGGTTAAGGCCTTTTTCTCACCAAGTCCATTTTTTGTCCAAATAATTCGGACCAAAAAGAAAAATATGAGCATGTCATGTTTATGATGCCTTTCACACCAATTGCGAAATATCGTCCTTCTGTAATCCGTCAATAATTTATTCGGACCCATGAGCAccaggtcatttccatgtaaaaggacccaggagcaccaacatgtgaagttcataggagcatgtcaaattagATGTCAAATGAAAAGTGGTCTACATTTTAGAAATTAAGACATAAATATTAACATTTTCCATGCTAAAAATGTGAAATAAGCAAAGactttctggtcaaacagatggtaAAGGGTTCTAGAAAACATTTACTAGAAAAAGTCTTACGGCATCAGAAATACATCAGAACACAATAATGAAGTAAAGACGCTAACTAATATTAGCACTTCTATTAGATTAGGATCAACTTCTCGGCCTTCCGTaactttaagaaacattgccttgtcttgtaattctgttaccagaaACCCACATATCTTGAAGATATTGTCTAATTTCTCTCCTcaggaggataatgaaagttcacagaactAACAAGTAAAAGGTAGAACtatcaaataaatgtatgtttaatGATTCAAAGAAAATTGATAGCAGTAAAGTGTTTAAAACTCGAAATTAACAAAATCAGTAACAGAATTTCTGAAAAATCGTTAACGTAATTGTAATTGGCTACAATGGATAATCATAGCAGTCACGAAACACAATTGGGTTCACAGGTTTGGACAGCCacgtagagtacagtaaagaaaagttagagtatagttcagtaaaaTATAGTTAAGTACAGTAGACGTTTATGAttcgttcagatttggtccagaccggaccaaccaaatttggtcgtTTGGaggcagagctcattaaaataatagccagtgtagAATAATGCCCatatatgcaaaggaggatattgcatatttatacctttgtgtacctatttaggatacatcaccatgaagagaatgacctTCATATCCAAATTATATCCATCATTTCTGGTTAGTACAGATCAGGAATCCATGATAAAATTCCGTTACCACAAttccgttaccgggtgtaaatccactcaaTAACCAAACTATATTTTTTTCCAAAgtcaatgtgtcatgtcatagctgagaCCCCATGATTTCTACAGATGTTGTTGAATCTAAATTCAGAAGATATTTAAGAGTTTGGGGAAAACGTGGACACAAACTGgttccaaactttgcatctgcacagctCTTCCAGTAAATGTATTTTCGTAAAAATATTCAgaggaaattgttaaaagtagtccttgtgcatagagttgtatggtttgttaactCTTGAAAAATCAATGCTTTTTGTTTGGCATATATTTTAGGTAAAACGTCTGTTATGGTGGAATTCCCCACTACAATATTATTTATCTTATACACAGTCCTTCCCCCCTGCATCAGCGTTTGTGACATTGAACAAATATTTAATTAAAGTGTAGGGAAAAACGCATCAGACTTGTGAATGGTTTTCAGAGTTGGGTCAACTCCgtttcaattcagaaagtaaaccaaattctaATTCCAAttccaacatttcctcatggAAAAggattgaagagaattggaatttcagtgtgaTTCCTGAATTTACCCCAACTCTGATGGTTGTGTCAAATCAGAATCCATATTTTTCCAGAATATGTAACGCAGTTGTGTTGAAAAGGCCTTTAGAATCAGAAACAAAGCATTGAAGGGGCTTTAAAATACTTGTTTGATACAGCACAATAATAGGTTTTAGAATCCGCTGTGGCTCCAAGGCACCAACctctctctgtactccacaccTGAACTTACCTGGGTCAGTGATACTAtctacttcctcctcttcctctagatCTGGAGCAGACACTTCcctgttctcctcttcttcttctttgactgctctctcctccacctcttcttctttgactgttctctcctctcttgtttcttcttctttgactgttctctcctccacttcttcttctttgactgctctctccacctcttcttctTTGActgccctctcctccacctcttcttggatttctgtctcctcttcttcctcttgaCAATCACATGAGTTCCAGTGttgactgcagtcttccagcttcactgaCACCATCTCTGGACCCTGCTGTGAACTTCTCTGGGCTGGAAGGCCACAGCCAGAACCCGGGGACTCCATGGACTTGGGTTCAGCCATGGCAGGTTAGAAGGTAGGTGGATCTGAAGGTGGTATAGTCATAAGAGGCAGATACAGTGGAGGGTGAGTTGCACATAGCTAGctgaaactatactgaacaaaaatataaaaacacaacatgcaacaatttcaaagtcaGGCCtagtcaatcagaatgagtttccccACAAaagttttattacagacagaaatacacctcagcaccccctttctccctcctcaggatgatcccgcaggtgaaggtGTCAGTGATGTGGAGgtctgggttggcgtggttacacctggtctgctGGTTGGATGTACaaccaaattctctaaacaaACTtcgaggtggcttatggtagagaaattaacattaattatctggcaacagctctgttggacatttctgcagtcagtataccaattgcaccctccctcaaaacctgagacatctgtggcatagtgttgtatgacaaaactgcacattttagagtggccttttattgttcccagcacaaggtgcacctgtgtaatgaccatgctgtataatcagcttcttgatatgccatacctgtcaggtggatggattattttggtaaattagaaatgctcactaaaagggatgtaaacaactttgtgcacaacatttcagagaaataagctttttgtgcctatggaacatttctgggatcttttatttcagctcatgaaaagtTTTTCCCCTGTTTTTTTTCAAGGCTTTGGCTCTCTAAATCACAgtttttaaccctttacacttgtgagAATGGGCCTATAATGATAGGGCTAaactgaaatgtttcttacataaaaaaaatattaacagcATATTAAATGCATATGCATGAAAGGGAacactttggagattatgggaaaatgattagacttaaattgaggacacaacagttgaCCTGACAAGACTatatccaaacattacactgttgattttatgtgcattttacatttactttgacacatttgttgataacaaaatctgaaaatactctggatacattcagtaacatgataagaatattcctggaatatgtggggtaggtgcaacataagacaaaaaaaaatggttttgagtgagaggactaactggagtctccaagtggccacacacctctccaaagcgTTCACAGTTCTTAAGTAACTTCAAATTAACTttaatgactcaaagaagagtcttaaaaaacatttttattttatatagttgCTCTCCTAGCtatgccgttgaggaactagagcaagcacacttgtagttgttatGAACAAAatcctgcatccccgccatcacacaattactgttgttgtttatgccATCCAAACACGGCCCATTATAAACGGCAATCTGGGtcaagcttgttctattgccaatatAACTCGTTTTTATTAGtccctcaacgtctcatctttcaaaatacattgagtcctcttacattttacagcatttccctctcaagacagcaaaacatttgcaaaagttacTCAATTAGCGGGAGAGATGGTGGCAACTTGTAGTACACgatgctcaagttcagaacagctgtcagtcaaaacccatacagcgctgtgaagcgcagagcctgagctctgacatcatgtataGCGTGTTAATGTACAGCCACTGGGTTCCAACTTAGCTTTATCCGTGCCCCAATCTGTCATTCAGAGTGTAAAGGTTACTAGAAAAACTAAATTGGACAATGCTTAAACCYcttttgaggtctgggaaaaataaaatacatttagatttttgggtGTAGTTACACTTTAGTGCGCACCTTCCCTCCACTCTAATCACGTTTCCTCTGCCCATTTTTCCCATCTTTGGTCCCCTAATAAGTAGCATGCTACCTTTCCCTTTGTAGATGCCACAGGGTGGCTCTAGCCTACCCTGTGTGTGATATTGATGTAAGTGCCTTTTATCCATCTGGTCCCCTAATATAAGTCAGCATGCTACCTTTACCTTTGTAGATGCCACAGGGTGGCTCTATCCTACCCTATGTGTAAGTGCCGTTATTATATAGCCGGTATGTTAGAAGTATAAGCATATCGTGTATTGCTGCCCTGTCACTATAGTAACGTATTAAGAATTGTATTGGCCCTGTCCCTATAGTAACTTTAAGAATCCGTATTGTGCGCCCTGTCGCTATAGTAACTATTAAGAATCCGTATTGCTGCCTGTCGCTATAGTAACTATTAAGAATCTGTATTGCTGCCCTGTCGCTATAGTAACTATTAAGAATCCGTATTGCTGCCTTCGCCTATAGTAACTTAAGAATCCGTATTGCTGCGCGTGTCGCTATATGTAACTTTAAGAACTATTGCTGCCTGTCGCTATAGTAACTATTTAAGATCGTATTGCTGCCTGTCGCTATAGTAACTATTAAGAATCGTATTGCTGCCCTGTCGCATGACTATTAAGAATCTGTATTGCTGCCCTGTCGTATAGTAACTATTAAGAATCTGTATTGCTGCCCTGTCGCTATAGTAAGTTTAAgcatgtacagtgctttcagaaagtattcaaccccttgatgTTTCCCACATTATGTTGTTACAGCCTGGgttacattgagattttgtggtcactggcctacaaacaatagcccataa
This window of the Salvelinus sp. IW2-2015 unplaced genomic scaffold, ASM291031v2 Un_scaffold1859, whole genome shotgun sequence genome carries:
- the LOC139024775 gene encoding zinc finger protein 239-like isoform X1 → MWSMWKEFSDAPSKLKIHQRTHTGEKPFHCSVCGKSFSLSQNLNRHQITHTGKKPFLCSQCGKSFSHSSTLKTHQLIHTGEKHHHCSQCGKGFSRAGDLTRHQFTHTGNKLFHCSQCGNGFSRVAALKVHQQTHTGDKPYHCTVCGMSFSLLQTLNRHQLTHTREKPNHCSEYGKGFGHSSNLTTYLLK
- the LOC139024775 gene encoding major centromere autoantigen B-like isoform X2; this translates as MAEPKSMESPGSGCGLPAQRSSQQGPEMVSVKLEDCSQHWNSCDCQEEEEETEIQEEVEERAVKEEEVERAVKEEEVEERTVKEEETREERTVKEEEVEERAVKEEEEENREVSAPDLEEEEEVDSITDPGESSNPGSDRSQFHSIRKP